A genomic stretch from Longimicrobiaceae bacterium includes:
- the rbfA gene encoding 30S ribosome-binding factor RbfA codes for MPRYRRTDRINQQLRQEVSLLVRDGVRDPRVGMVTVTAVETSPELDHAKVYVTVLGDDAEKEAALQGLRSAASFIRSQLSKQLQMRRVPELHFHLDRVLHEASRIESLLREVLPAEDREDEAGDEDAGEERENG; via the coding sequence ATGCCGCGCTACCGCCGTACCGACCGGATCAACCAGCAGCTCCGCCAGGAGGTCTCCCTGCTGGTGCGCGACGGGGTCCGCGATCCCCGCGTGGGGATGGTGACCGTCACCGCCGTGGAGACCTCTCCGGAGCTGGACCACGCCAAGGTGTACGTCACCGTGCTGGGCGACGACGCCGAGAAGGAGGCCGCGCTCCAGGGGCTGCGGAGCGCCGCGTCCTTCATCCGGAGCCAGCTCAGCAAGCAGCTCCAGATGCGTCGCGTCCCGGAGCTGCACTTCCACCTCGACCGCGTCCTCCACGAGGCCAGCCGGATCGAGTCGCTCCTCCGCGAGGTTCTGCCGGCCGAGGATAGGGAGGACGAGGCAGGAGACGAGGACGCCGGGGAGGAGCGGGAGAACGGGTGA
- the truB gene encoding tRNA pseudouridine(55) synthase TruB encodes MNRPSAPDVPPELAAATARGGVLAVDKPEGPTSHDVVAASRRALRTRQVGHTGTLDPFASGLLLVCFGPATRLAEYLTPLPKTYRATMRLGEATDTDDLTGETVSRSEEWGALTEERIREALGRQVGEIEQLPPIFSAKKVGGERMYAAARRGEAVERRPARVVVHRIEVLSMRLPEVEFEVECGSGTYIRAIARDAGEALGVGGHLTALRRTRTGPYSVEAAVPLDALGDTERVLAATLPPAGAVSHLPRVSIGESGAADVRHGRALAAPD; translated from the coding sequence GTGAACCGTCCGTCCGCACCCGACGTACCCCCGGAGCTCGCCGCCGCCACCGCGCGCGGCGGCGTCCTCGCCGTGGACAAGCCCGAAGGCCCCACCTCGCACGACGTGGTGGCCGCCTCCCGGCGCGCCCTCCGCACCCGGCAGGTGGGGCACACCGGGACGCTGGACCCCTTCGCCTCCGGGCTCCTCCTGGTCTGCTTCGGCCCGGCCACGCGCCTGGCGGAGTACCTCACCCCCCTCCCCAAGACCTACCGCGCCACGATGCGCCTGGGCGAGGCCACCGACACCGACGACCTCACCGGCGAGACCGTCTCCCGCAGCGAGGAATGGGGCGCCCTGACGGAGGAGCGGATCCGGGAGGCGCTGGGCCGCCAGGTGGGCGAGATCGAGCAGCTCCCACCCATCTTCTCCGCCAAGAAGGTGGGCGGCGAGCGGATGTACGCCGCCGCCCGGCGCGGCGAGGCGGTGGAGCGGCGGCCGGCGCGCGTCGTCGTCCACCGGATCGAGGTGCTGAGCATGCGGCTCCCGGAGGTGGAGTTCGAGGTGGAGTGCGGGAGCGGCACCTACATCCGCGCCATCGCCCGCGACGCCGGGGAAGCGCTGGGCGTGGGCGGACACCTGACGGCGCTGCGGCGCACCCGCACGGGCCCGTACTCCGTGGAGGCCGCGGTGCCGCTGGACGCGCTGGGCGACACGGAGCGCGTCCTGGCCGCGACACTCCCTCCCGCCGGGGCCGTGTCGCACCTGCCACGAGTGAGCATCGGCGAGTCCGGCGCCGCGGACGTCCGCCACGGGCGGGCCCTCGCCGCCCCGGAC
- a CDS encoding DUF503 domain-containing protein — MVVGLVVWELHLAGCSSLKEKRQVLKSLKDRLHNRFHVSVAETAHQDAHQRAELAACVVSADRRHAQSVLSSVDRMVEEESGARIVDSYTTFY, encoded by the coding sequence ATGGTCGTCGGCCTGGTGGTCTGGGAGCTGCACCTGGCCGGGTGCAGCTCGCTCAAAGAGAAGCGGCAGGTGCTGAAGAGCCTGAAGGACCGGCTCCACAACCGCTTCCACGTTTCCGTGGCGGAGACGGCGCACCAGGACGCGCACCAGCGCGCGGAGCTGGCCGCCTGCGTGGTTTCCGCGGACCGGCGGCACGCGCAGTCGGTGCTCAGCTCCGTGGACCGGATGGTGGAGGAGGAGTCGGGGGCGCGGATCGTCGACTCCTACACCACGTTCTACTAG